Sequence from the Castanea sativa cultivar Marrone di Chiusa Pesio chromosome 12, ASM4071231v1 genome:
TCATAGAAGGAGTTCGATCATGGGGAACTGGAAGTGTTGTTTGAGGAGAGATATCTCCTCAGCTAAACAGAGTAGAGGTCATAACTCCGACCTTTCGTCAAGAACAAGGCACCAGATGATCATACTAGCAAGAATAAACATTAGGAAGTGATAAGACAAAAGAGAGCTGAAAAATATTTGAGAAGAAGGCTACTACCattgcattgaatgctctacaacTAACTTCCTAGtcacattaatgtggaggtgatacttgAATAGTAAcattcagccttacagctacccacTAAGACTAcgggaaggtgctgatgggacaagtatcaaagccAGCATATGATCTGCACGTGGAGGGCTGAGATGGAGTGAAAAAGGGGGATATATAGAAGAAAAACCCCATTACAGTGGGAGGAATTGGGTAATATGTAGAAAAATCACTGTACACTCTAGAACTGTAATTGGGGTTAAAgtttaagagaaatatatatgaACAACCTTCCTCGGACTTTGCCAAGGAGGATTTTCCTTGcctatactatttttttatgctttataaTAACAATTAACCTACTGTGATTGTGATCAACCTAACTCATTGAGAGTTCAGTTTCAAactcattctctacaaattcattgttttgggctctttgggccattGACCTTTTTTAGGCTATGGGAGCAAAACGGGTCCTTACAATTGTCGTCGTCTGTGGGGAGTTGAACATTCTTGAGTTCACCATTTAACTATGTTAGGTTCATGGCTAAACCGTGAAGAATCTGTGGGATCCCAACGTCAAGATCAATTTCTTAATCTTGAGCGAAGGAGAGATCGTGAGGTTAGTGTACACACCACCCATACAAGTAGGAGCCAGTGTAGAAGTGGGAGTCATGTGTCCCATGGAGAAAACACTAGGAATATGAAGTTAGAAATGGATCACTTATAGAGGAAATTACACTGTAAGCAATGAAAAGGGACTCCTTCTAGCCCAGAGCCTTCCtctgatgatgataatgatgatagCTACAAGCCTAGGTTAAGGACTCCCCCCAGTAAGTCTTTTTCTTGTGATGAGGACCACCATTATAGGTGGAGAAGCGAGAGCCGATCTCATAGGGGCCCAGGTAATGATGCTATAAGCAAGGCCTTGCGCCAGATTTCTAAATCACCGTTTACAAGGAGGATTGAAGGAGGAAAGCTTCCTTAGCGGTTTACTCAACCAACGTTTACCATGTATAATGGTAAGACAGACCTTGCGGAGCATGTTAGCCATTTCAATCAAAGAATGGTTGCTCACTCAAagaatgaaaccttgatgtgcaaggtgttcccaTTTAGCTTGGGACCAGTGgcaatgagatggtttgatggaaGATTCAATCAACTCTTTTCAGGAACTTACTAGAGCTTTTGGAGCTTGTTTTGGTACTTGTAGTAGGGTTTCTCATCCCTTGGATTTCCTTCTATCTATGACCATGCGAGAGGGAGAGACCCCTTGAGGATGTATTCAGATAGGTATTGGAAGatgtttaataaaatagatggaaattttaatgatgtggcgataaggactttcaaggtcgGCTTGCCTACCGCGCAGGATTTAAGGAAGTCCTTGACGAGGAAACCTGCTAGGAGCATACGTTAGCTCATGGATCGAATTGATGAGAATAAGCGGGTCGATGAGGATCAACAACAAGGGAAAGGGAGGCTAAAGTGGTTTCCAAAGACTGAAGGGATTATAGATCAGAGAGGTAAAGCTATAATCGACCTAGGAGAGATTTTACTAGGCATACTAGACCTACTACCGCCCAAGTAGTTAGCACTGTGTTTAGAAAGCCTGTGCATCAAATCTTGGAGAAAATAAAGAGTGAGCCATACTTTCagtggccaaataagatgggtGGGGATCCTATGAAGCACAACCAAAACCTTCATTGTCAGTACCATAAGGATCGAGGACACACTACAGAAGAATGTAGGACTTTATAGGATCATCTGGAGTAGCTAGTTAAAATTGGGAAGTTAAAGCAATTTTTATATCAGCCCAATGGACAGGGGAGCCAGGTGGGGTTGGGACATTAGAGGGATGCTTCTTCAAGACCGTCTTTGTGGATGATCAGTGTTATTCTTGTTGCCCCAGGTAGGACTGGTTCTTATCCATCTAGGGTGATGTCCATAGCTCGGCCATTGGCTAAAGACCCTGATCCTAAGAGGGGTTGAACGAAAGCCCAACCAACTTTAAGCTTTTCTAATGAGGATAAGTTGGGAACCTTacagccacatgatgatgccctAGTGGTTACCCTTAGGATTGAagggtatgatgtgaagagggtgttgATAGATCAAGGCAGTGGTGTAGAGATCATGTACCCTAATCTATATAAGGGGCTCAAGCTTAGGCCTAAAGACCTGGCCTGCTATGATTCTCCTTTAATGGGGTTTGATGGGAAAACAGTCATCGCGAAAGGCCAAATCAGATTACCTGTTCAAGCAAGGTCAAAAGTCGTGGAAGTGGACTTTATTGTGGTaaatgcatattccccatacattGCTATTATGGTAAGACCTTGGCTTCATACCATAGGGGTTGTTTCTTCTACCTCATACTTGAAGGTGAAGTATCCATCAGGAAATCAAGTTGAGGAGCTGATCAAAAGTCAATCTATGGCCAGGCAATGTTTGGTGGCTGTAATTAGATATTAATCTGGAGGTGAATCATTGGCATCTATGGAGAGGGATTTATAGCAATCAAGGAGGATAATCCTGTTCGCAGATGTGGTAGTGGAAGGGGCAAAGTGCaaaaagttagaaaaaattgttattgatgAAGATGAGGAGAAGTTTTTCCAAGTGGGAGTTCAGTTACCTCCTCGGGAGAAAGAAGAGCTGGTTGCTATCCTTATGAAGAATGTtgacgtgtttgcatggagtgcTTATGAAGCTCTCGGGGTGGATCCAAATTTCATCTACCATCATCTAAACGATAGTCCATCTATCACTCCCAagaagcaaccacctcggcgctcttccaaGGAATATTCTGATGCAGTTAAGGAGGAGATGATCAAACTTAAGCAGGCAGGAGCAATAAAAGAAGTATTTTACCCTAAATGGCTAGCCAACACAAtggtagtaaagaagaagaatgagaaatggcgagtatgtgtagatttcacaAATCTAAACAAGGACTGCCCCAAAGATCATTTCCCTATATCTCAAATAGACCAGTTGGTAGATGCAACAGTTGATCACTCtcagatgagctttttggatgtcTTTCAAGGGTACTATCAAATACTATTGGCTCTggatgatcaagaaaaaactgCTTTTGTTACGCCCACTGGGAATTACAATTGCAAAATGATGCCCTTTGGACTAAAGAATGCCAGATCCACttatcagaggatgatgactaggatgtttgaaCCTCAACTTGGCAAGAATATTGAAGTCtacatagatgatatggtggtgaaaatcAAGGTAGAGTCCGAGCACGTTAAGGACCTCGGAAGTATTTTTGAAGTGTTGAGAAAGCACAAGCTAtgccttaatgcttctaagtATTCTTTTGGCGTCAGTTCAGGCAAATTTCCAGGTTATATGGTCAATCATCATGGAGTTGAAGTTAATATAGATCAGATTTAGgtaatcaataatttataaccCTCTCGGAATCccaaagaagtccagaagttgacaGGAATGATTGCATCTCTGAACCGATTCATCTTTCGGTCCGCGGAAAGGTGtagacctttcttccaatttttgCACAAATGAAAAGGATTTGAGTGGACAAAGGAGTATGCTTTGGCCTTCCAGCAATTAAAGGattatctttctcggccacccattatgtccaAGCTCAAGGAGGAAGAGGTTATTTTTGCCTATATTGCTGTAGCTTTCCATGTAGTTAGTCTGGTATTGGTAAGGGTGGACGATGGAGTACAGTGACTAGTctattatgtgagcaagtcactacaCGAAGCAAAGGTTCGTTATTTTCCATTAGAGAATGCTATTTTGGCCGTGGTGCATGCTACACGGAAGCTTtc
This genomic interval carries:
- the LOC142620209 gene encoding uncharacterized protein LOC142620209 encodes the protein MDRIDENKRVDEDQQQGKGRLKWFPKTEGIIDQRGRTGSYPSRPHDDALVVTLRIEGYDVKRVLIDQGSGVEIMYPNLYKGLKLRPKDLACYDSPLMGFDGKTVIAKGQIRLPVQARSKVVEVDFIVVNAYSPYIAIMVRPWLHTIGVVSSTSYLKVKYPSGNQVEELIKSQSMARQYVVVEGAKCKKLEKIVIDEDEEKFFQVGVQLPPREKEELVAILMKNVDVFAWSAYEALGVDPNFIYHHLNDSPSITPKKQPPRRSSKEYSDAVKEEMIKLKQAGAIKEVFYPKWLANTMVVKKKNEKWRVCVDFTNLNKDCPKDHFPISQIDQLVDATVDHSQMSFLDVFQGYYQILLALDDQEKTAFVTPTGNYNCKMMPFGLKNARSTYQRMMTRMFEPQLGKNIEVYIDDMVVKIKVESEHVKDLGSIFEVLRKHKLCLNASKYSFGVSSGKFPGFEWTKEYALAFQQLKDYLSRPPIMSKLKEEEVIFAYIAVAFHVVSLVDYTGRVAKWRTILGAFDIKYMPRTSIKGQVLVDLVAEFTESPSEMEDEEQNLGGKPVGTISLQGPLSWKLYVDGAANLRGSGIGLVVISPNEITIEKSLRLSFSVTNNEVEYETLLVGMAMVQKIGGEAVDVFSDSRLVVGQVKGKLEAWDSRMQEYLNKARRLQSSFEFFTLQQIPRSINTHADSLATLATSSGQGLP